The sequence below is a genomic window from Gemmatimonadales bacterium.
GACCTGGAGGACGATCCCCGCCGCCACGTCCGTCCAACCTTTCCCAACGCCACCTACCTGGTGCAGCGGGGCGAGCTCGAGTTCGCCAGCCACACCAACGAGCGCACCCGGGCGAGCTATCTCCCGGCCAACTTCGAGCCGATCGCCGCGGCTGGACGGTGGAAGCTGCTGGAAGGGGAAGGCGAGGTGCTGCCCGGAATCTCCGTCCGGCTCACGCCGGGGCACGTCCCCTTCCACCAATCGGTGGTGCTGCGAGACGGCGGGGAGACGGCCGTGTTCCTGGCCGACCTGATCCCGACCGTCGCCCACCTGCCGCTGCCGTGGATCATGGGCTACGACCTGGAGCCGCTGCGGACGCTCGAGAGCAAGCGGCGGCTGCTGCAGGAGGCGGTGGCCGGCGGCTGGCGGCTGATCTTCGAGCACGACCCCACCATCGCGTCGGGAGTCCCGGTCGCCGAGGGAAAAGGGGTCGTGCTTTCCGCGACCATGCCGGGAGGCACGGTGGCATCTGGCGTGGTGC
It includes:
- a CDS encoding MBL fold metallo-hydrolase is translated as MSLAQTFQIGALRCHTLEGGLQRLDGGAMFGVVPRTLWMTRVPPDERNRIPLALRCLLVEHADGLVLIDTGLGNKEPAKFLDVYGVENQGLEGATQLEDALASVGFLPSDVRWVINTHLHFDHAGGNTTMDPDLEDDPRRHVRPTFPNATYLVQRGELEFASHTNERTRASYLPANFEPIAAAGRWKLLEGEGEVLPGISVRLTPGHVPFHQSVVLRDGGETAVFLADLIPTVAHLPLPWIMGYDLEPLRTLESKRRLLQEAVAGGWRLIFEHDPTIASGVPVAEGKGVVLSATMPGGTVASGVVPGIDLRG